One Gemmatimonadaceae bacterium genomic region harbors:
- a CDS encoding amidohydrolase, whose protein sequence is MRLTRILAVSAFAVALRTASSVGAQPVTPDPALAAEIDRRTAAIADKVIAWRHDIHQHPELGYAEKRTAALVAAHLKALGLEVQENVGGIPAVVGILRGGKPGPTVALRADMDALPVTELVDVPFKSTVRAVYNGQETGVMHACGHDMHTAMLMGTAEVLAGLKDRIPGTVKFLFQPAEEVPPRGGAQPMIDAGVMNGVDGVFGLHVGPGPLGAMHYRAGAISASADGWRIVVHGRQGHGAMPANAVDPIVVSAEIVTALQTIVSRQLDLSVAPAVVTVGAIHGGLRENIIPDSVWMIGTIRAFDAKARTTIQERMKRIATNIAAAHGATADVNVDIGYPSSVNSDAMVAKFFPTLKRVAGAAGAAEGGVTMAGEDFSRFSALAPGFFFNLSVTPPNVDLKTVASNHSPLFQGDDRALTVGVRAMTNMAMDFLRSGGVPKLIP, encoded by the coding sequence ATGCGCCTTACACGCATTCTCGCCGTTTCGGCTTTTGCTGTCGCGCTCCGCACCGCGTCGTCGGTCGGCGCCCAGCCCGTCACTCCCGATCCGGCATTGGCCGCCGAAATCGATCGTCGCACGGCGGCAATCGCCGACAAGGTCATAGCATGGCGACACGACATTCATCAACATCCGGAGCTTGGGTACGCCGAGAAGCGCACGGCCGCGCTGGTGGCTGCGCATCTCAAGGCACTTGGCCTCGAGGTACAGGAGAATGTTGGCGGCATTCCCGCCGTGGTCGGCATCCTCAGGGGCGGAAAGCCCGGGCCAACGGTGGCACTGCGCGCCGACATGGACGCGCTGCCGGTGACGGAACTGGTCGATGTCCCGTTCAAATCGACGGTGCGCGCAGTCTACAATGGTCAGGAGACCGGCGTGATGCACGCCTGCGGGCACGACATGCACACCGCCATGCTGATGGGAACGGCGGAAGTGCTGGCTGGTCTCAAGGATCGCATTCCGGGCACGGTGAAGTTTCTGTTTCAGCCCGCCGAGGAAGTGCCGCCGCGTGGTGGTGCGCAGCCCATGATTGACGCCGGCGTCATGAATGGCGTGGATGGCGTGTTCGGGTTGCACGTGGGGCCTGGCCCGCTTGGCGCCATGCACTATCGCGCCGGCGCGATCTCGGCCAGCGCTGACGGGTGGCGCATCGTGGTGCATGGGCGACAGGGGCACGGGGCGATGCCGGCCAACGCGGTCGATCCGATCGTGGTGAGCGCCGAGATTGTGACCGCGCTGCAGACGATCGTATCGCGTCAGCTCGATCTCTCGGTGGCGCCGGCCGTGGTGACGGTGGGCGCGATCCACGGTGGTTTGCGCGAGAACATCATCCCCGATTCGGTATGGATGATCGGCACCATTCGCGCATTCGACGCGAAGGCGCGTACCACCATTCAGGAACGGATGAAGCGGATTGCCACCAACATCGCCGCCGCGCACGGCGCGACGGCCGATGTGAACGTAGACATCGGCTATCCCAGTTCGGTGAATAGCGACGCGATGGTCGCCAAATTCTTCCCCACGCTCAAGCGCGTGGCCGGCGCGGCCGGCGCGGCGGAGGGGGGCGTCACGATGGCGGGCGAAGACTTCTCCCGGTTCTCCGCTCTGGCGCCGGGCTTCTTCTTCAACCTCAGTGTCACGCCGCCGAACGTGGACCTCAAGACGGTGGCCAGCAATCATTCGCCGCTCTTTCAGGGCGATGACCGGGCGTTGACCGTGGGCGTTCGTGCGATGACGAACATGGCCATGGACTTCCTGCGCTCAGGCGGGGTCCCGAAGCTGATTCCGTGA
- a CDS encoding cupredoxin domain-containing protein, translated as MLRTLFVAALIASASAAGAQPVAVTLTEFKIGMTRDTVKAGPVTFRVKNSGVMAHAFYVIGDKIDKGTPDIPAGQEASLTLTLKAGTYEVFCPMSDNSHKLGGMTRKLVVTPGDAPVVPKKPGS; from the coding sequence ATGCTCCGCACCCTCTTTGTCGCCGCCCTGATCGCCTCGGCCTCCGCGGCCGGCGCCCAACCCGTCGCCGTGACGCTGACCGAATTCAAGATCGGCATGACCCGCGACACGGTGAAGGCCGGACCGGTCACGTTCCGGGTGAAGAACTCGGGCGTGATGGCGCACGCCTTCTACGTGATCGGCGACAAGATCGACAAGGGTACGCCGGACATCCCGGCCGGACAGGAAGCGTCGCTCACGCTCACGCTCAAGGCCGGCACGTACGAAGTGTTCTGCCCCATGTCCGACAACTCGCACAAGTTGGGCGGCATGACGCGCAAGCTGGTCGTGACGCCGGGCGACGCACCGGTGGTGCCAAAGAAACCGGGGTCGTAA
- a CDS encoding DUF2207 domain-containing protein, whose translation MRYLLSLVWLVTSAAALPAQDRELDWPLVSVMAHLDADGRLQVRERQVIRFTGDWNGGERTFNLRSKQRLDFGEIVRLDSASGLEHPLTSGDLSNVDEYRWADSRTLRWRSRLPSDFEFSRTQIAYVLTYAYTNVLVPQSDGTYVLDHDFGFPERQGPIERFELVLTLDSVWRSSVPVRTLYAGDSLAPGVSFTVTLPLTYHGAGAPAAVLLGAPTTVRQALIVVFVSALLVLLFNLYTRERQLGRFVPLIAPGEITPAWLDEHVFSRLPEVVGAAWDDRTSAPEVAAILARMVQEKKLSSEVTRTKRLIGSSTVLHLKIVSDRSQFRDHERTLVDALFGANESTTDTQRVRERYRASGFDPARLIRSRLTRLVELTTPGAKGGHPSRRVTLMLLAVAAALLIAGSVTRTNDIGTAALSLLLSVPCYVIAAEFALAGQKRVDGFMVIGVLMLLPLGVLAYGLCWVLLAQGYERVGVLVLAGLTVWCIALANSVLNVARSRHSAPRIALRKQLTAARNYFRAQLATRQPQLQDAWFPYLIAFGLGRHIDKWFRAFGGDSTATAGVMSTSHVMSSAPTGGHSSGWTGFGGGGGFSGAGGGTSFAAAVGGMAASVPAPSSSGSSSSGGGGGSSSGSSGGGGGGGW comes from the coding sequence ATGCGATACCTGCTTTCGCTCGTTTGGCTGGTCACTTCGGCCGCTGCGCTGCCAGCGCAGGATCGCGAGCTGGACTGGCCGTTGGTGTCCGTCATGGCGCATCTCGATGCCGACGGCCGGCTGCAGGTGCGCGAGCGACAGGTGATACGCTTCACCGGCGACTGGAACGGCGGCGAGCGCACGTTCAACCTCCGCAGTAAGCAACGACTCGACTTCGGCGAGATCGTTCGCCTCGATTCCGCATCGGGCCTTGAACATCCGCTCACCAGCGGTGATCTCAGCAACGTCGATGAGTATCGCTGGGCCGACAGTCGCACGCTGCGATGGCGCAGTCGGCTGCCTTCGGACTTCGAGTTCAGCCGCACGCAGATCGCGTATGTCCTGACCTACGCGTACACCAACGTCCTCGTGCCGCAGTCCGACGGCACGTACGTGCTCGATCACGATTTCGGATTTCCCGAGCGCCAGGGTCCCATCGAACGGTTCGAGCTGGTGCTCACGCTGGACTCGGTGTGGCGCTCCAGCGTGCCGGTGCGCACGCTGTATGCGGGCGACAGTCTGGCGCCGGGTGTCTCGTTCACGGTGACGCTGCCGCTCACCTATCACGGCGCCGGCGCACCGGCGGCCGTACTGCTCGGTGCTCCGACGACGGTGCGTCAGGCGTTGATTGTCGTGTTCGTGTCCGCACTGCTCGTGCTGTTGTTCAACCTGTACACTCGCGAACGGCAACTCGGCCGATTCGTGCCGCTGATTGCGCCCGGCGAGATCACGCCGGCGTGGTTGGACGAACACGTATTCAGTCGCCTGCCGGAAGTGGTGGGCGCGGCCTGGGACGACCGCACGTCGGCGCCGGAAGTGGCGGCGATACTGGCGCGGATGGTGCAGGAGAAGAAGCTGTCCAGTGAAGTGACCAGAACGAAGCGGTTGATCGGCTCCAGCACCGTCCTGCACCTCAAAATCGTGAGTGACCGGTCGCAGTTTCGCGATCACGAGCGCACGCTTGTTGACGCACTGTTTGGCGCCAACGAATCCACCACCGACACCCAGCGGGTTCGCGAACGCTATCGTGCGTCAGGATTCGATCCGGCGCGGCTGATCCGGTCACGACTCACGCGCCTGGTGGAACTCACTACGCCGGGCGCGAAGGGCGGGCATCCGTCGCGTCGCGTCACGCTGATGCTGCTGGCCGTGGCCGCGGCGTTGCTGATTGCTGGCAGCGTCACGCGCACCAACGACATCGGGACCGCGGCGCTGTCGCTACTGCTGTCGGTTCCGTGTTATGTCATTGCCGCCGAATTCGCGCTGGCGGGGCAGAAACGCGTGGACGGGTTCATGGTGATTGGCGTGCTGATGCTGCTCCCACTGGGCGTCCTGGCGTATGGCCTGTGCTGGGTGCTGCTGGCCCAGGGATACGAACGCGTGGGCGTTCTCGTGCTGGCCGGGTTGACCGTGTGGTGCATCGCGCTGGCCAACAGCGTCCTGAATGTTGCCCGCAGTCGGCACTCCGCACCGCGCATCGCACTGCGCAAACAGCTCACCGCGGCGCGCAACTACTTTCGCGCGCAACTGGCCACGCGCCAACCGCAACTCCAGGATGCGTGGTTCCCGTACCTCATTGCCTTCGGGCTGGGCCGCCACATCGACAAGTGGTTCCGCGCGTTTGGCGGCGACTCGACAGCCACGGCCGGTGTGATGTCCACGTCACATGTGATGAGCAGCGCGCCTACTGGCGGTCATAGCAGCGGCTGGACCGGCTTTGGCGGTGGTGGTGGATTCTCCGGCGCCGGTGGGGGCACGTCGTTTGCGGCGGCGGTGGGCGGAATGGCGGCGTCGGTGCCGGCTCCCAGCAGTTCGGGGAGTTCGAGTAGTGGCGGCGGCGGTGGCAGTAGCAGCGGGAGTTCGGGTGGCGGCGGTGGAGGTGGTTGGTAG
- a CDS encoding Ig-like domain-containing protein, with protein sequence MTSVTHPIWRSAVLLLGLTACGGGTDSTPGNPTTPIPPTIGAPASLAVSGGDGQSTFAGAVLAVTPTVTVRDAAGQPVAGAAINFEVVSGGGSIAGSVATSNAQGVATAGAWTLGSSGEQIVEAKHGSLTPARFRATISTGIVDATIPASGGVIEISTPAHPWRGLKLTIPTGAFAESGTWRFELASGVPIPTLPAAFTVNGPALRIETDRGRAARLMTLRIPALRVAGSVRMFVLVDPARSAMEMAPIVAEDSESITVVVGHLNASMLLSRSGANSSVLLPTQQSTRQLNFGLGINVNATLNALGLTEALAGYLANAWPGPDMGSYGFPAGHGPAIALMNLFGQLQNQPFSGLVGLLPAFGVLADTASFASLQIMADRHRRSPTAQRAIDDLSAALASVTIPLRDSLSTINLWGGLSISKLPQLMVFEERFVPTTGRRVFASMYGKGNGALLFSSPTAPATQSTLTLGVGGFSSRIVKENADATSFNAQGVLPVGGSFIYPVAEFVDVVPTMMAALRAQGAVRDQANRQLAAAAGFPNVTLEVQNAATGDWSPADTTIVIRDSAAVLRVQCGNCPQALPQNGSGTQQTVAVENRSPAGYAGLLFGLGPQSAGTLLNALGVGDLSGAAMTLMDPSLTLSSIGAAYRAAVPIHRPLALALFRLTPDSQRVVTDSLVLLRAKLDLPPPSGYYIDWDFGDATPIVRTTDVAEASHRYTTPATRAVRAVLRNGVGSAVPNLLLALAKGKVVVEPDTMRPYWRITSFTANPLDPPEDREGYPFSPLLERLIAVPASGLIAIDTVAPGNGSRLAVRVRTTSTWIGVTCCPPPLQGTELVQELGRTPASSYPLGNYFAAYRTNTWSQSTGNLGAGTMLASRIDGTHAYGVMNAGTQVGPTVAWRLKDVVRNGLQMTGKIAFYWWGVDDNGVIETVDHETWFQFTATRLR encoded by the coding sequence ATGACCTCCGTGACGCACCCCATCTGGCGAAGTGCCGTACTGCTGCTTGGACTGACCGCGTGCGGCGGCGGTACCGACAGCACACCGGGCAACCCCACCACGCCAATTCCGCCCACTATCGGCGCCCCCGCTTCCCTTGCGGTGAGCGGCGGTGACGGACAATCGACCTTCGCGGGCGCAGTTCTCGCCGTCACACCAACCGTCACCGTACGCGATGCGGCCGGACAACCCGTAGCCGGTGCGGCAATCAACTTCGAAGTGGTTTCAGGCGGTGGTTCAATTGCCGGCTCGGTTGCCACTTCCAATGCGCAGGGTGTCGCGACCGCCGGCGCGTGGACACTTGGTAGCAGCGGCGAGCAGATCGTCGAGGCGAAGCACGGTAGCCTGACACCGGCGCGATTTCGGGCGACGATCTCCACGGGAATCGTCGATGCCACGATTCCAGCCAGCGGCGGCGTGATCGAGATCAGCACACCGGCGCATCCCTGGCGAGGTCTCAAACTCACCATCCCGACGGGCGCGTTCGCCGAATCGGGAACGTGGCGATTCGAGCTTGCGTCTGGCGTGCCAATCCCCACCCTGCCGGCGGCCTTCACGGTCAATGGGCCCGCGCTCCGCATTGAGACGGACCGAGGGCGGGCAGCACGACTGATGACGCTGCGTATTCCCGCGCTTCGTGTCGCCGGGAGCGTCCGCATGTTCGTGCTCGTTGATCCGGCGCGATCGGCGATGGAGATGGCACCAATCGTCGCTGAAGATTCCGAAAGCATCACCGTTGTGGTAGGACACCTGAACGCGTCGATGCTACTGTCACGGAGCGGGGCGAACTCGTCGGTGCTGTTGCCAACGCAGCAGTCCACACGCCAGCTGAATTTCGGACTGGGAATCAACGTGAACGCCACGCTCAACGCGCTTGGCCTCACCGAGGCGCTGGCCGGATATCTGGCCAATGCCTGGCCAGGACCAGACATGGGCTCGTACGGCTTTCCCGCCGGGCACGGTCCGGCGATCGCGTTGATGAACCTGTTCGGTCAGCTCCAGAACCAGCCGTTCAGTGGACTGGTTGGGTTGCTTCCGGCGTTCGGTGTGCTGGCAGACACGGCCAGCTTTGCAAGTCTCCAGATCATGGCCGATCGCCATCGCCGTTCGCCAACCGCGCAACGCGCCATTGACGACCTGTCAGCGGCCCTGGCCAGCGTCACGATTCCGCTTCGCGATTCGCTCAGCACCATCAATCTCTGGGGCGGGCTGTCCATTTCGAAGCTCCCGCAGCTAATGGTTTTCGAGGAGCGATTTGTCCCGACCACCGGGCGACGCGTCTTTGCTTCGATGTACGGCAAGGGCAACGGTGCGCTCCTGTTTTCGTCGCCGACCGCTCCGGCTACGCAGTCGACACTCACGCTTGGCGTGGGCGGTTTCTCTTCGCGCATCGTGAAGGAAAACGCCGACGCCACGTCGTTCAACGCGCAGGGTGTGTTGCCAGTCGGCGGAAGTTTCATCTACCCGGTCGCGGAGTTTGTTGACGTCGTGCCGACCATGATGGCCGCGCTTCGAGCGCAGGGCGCCGTGCGCGATCAGGCCAATCGCCAACTCGCCGCGGCCGCCGGCTTTCCAAACGTCACGCTTGAAGTGCAGAATGCGGCCACCGGAGACTGGTCTCCCGCAGATACCACGATCGTGATTCGCGACAGTGCGGCGGTGCTGCGTGTGCAATGCGGCAATTGCCCGCAAGCACTGCCGCAAAACGGAAGTGGTACGCAGCAGACAGTGGCCGTCGAGAACCGCTCACCCGCCGGGTACGCCGGCCTGCTGTTCGGCTTGGGACCGCAGTCTGCGGGAACACTGCTTAACGCACTCGGTGTCGGCGACCTGAGTGGCGCGGCCATGACGCTCATGGACCCGAGCCTTACCCTGTCGTCAATCGGCGCGGCGTATCGCGCCGCTGTGCCGATTCACCGGCCGCTGGCACTCGCGCTCTTTCGTCTCACTCCCGATTCGCAGCGCGTGGTCACTGACAGTCTGGTGTTGCTGCGCGCGAAACTCGATCTGCCTCCGCCCAGCGGATACTACATTGACTGGGATTTCGGTGACGCCACGCCAATCGTGCGCACAACAGACGTCGCCGAGGCGAGTCATCGATACACCACACCCGCGACGCGTGCGGTCCGGGCCGTTTTGCGCAACGGCGTCGGCAGCGCAGTGCCAAACCTGTTGCTGGCGCTGGCGAAGGGAAAAGTGGTGGTCGAGCCCGACACCATGAGGCCGTACTGGCGCATCACGTCGTTTACGGCAAATCCCCTCGATCCACCCGAAGACCGCGAAGGGTATCCGTTTTCGCCATTGCTGGAGCGGTTGATCGCCGTGCCCGCATCAGGTCTCATTGCCATCGACACCGTGGCGCCGGGGAACGGATCGCGACTGGCCGTGCGGGTGCGAACGACGTCGACATGGATTGGCGTGACGTGCTGTCCGCCGCCGCTGCAGGGTACGGAGCTCGTGCAGGAACTCGGACGCACACCTGCGTCGAGCTATCCCCTGGGCAATTACTTCGCGGCCTACCGCACCAACACGTGGTCACAGTCCACGGGCAATCTTGGCGCCGGTACCATGTTGGCCAGCCGGATTGACGGGACGCATGCATACGGCGTAATGAACGCTGGTACGCAAGTTGGGCCCACGGTCGCCTGGCGGCTCAAAGACGTGGTTCGCAACGGACTGCAAATGACGGGCAAGATCGCGTTTTACTGGTGGGGCGTCGACGACAACGGCGTGATTGAAACGGTGGACCACGAGACCTGGTTTCAGTTCACGGCCACGCGATTGCGCTGA
- a CDS encoding family 43 glycosylhydrolase, whose product MERYAVRMRASLIVLLALVACRGSSSAARPPARASTNAGNPTLESRAVHAVANPILSDGVDYTSDPAPLVVDGKLYILTGRDMAKPGVNDFVMPEWQMLEANGNPMSGSWTHYPHFLKPDDVFTWASPGRAYAAQIVRGPNGKFYLYAPVVQAVSNSKDHFAIGVAVADTPLGPWVDAHPQGPVVSQSYPVANDIQNIDPTVLVDDDGRVYLYWGTFGRLKGVELAPDMVSMKGAPVDVSTLTGFFEAPWLFKRNGTYYLAYAGNKAGPESECTEAVYYACIAYGTSTSPLGPWTYRGVIVEPVSSTTSHPGIVAYKGAWYIAYHTADATNGGHFRRSVAIDRLEWDDGVSPARPRTVVPTGGAPFNATPIANIASHARVTASNTPIPVQYWLRALNDGKVRENPLPPDMWATWSRNNPAQQWSVYQWDRPVTLNASSVYFWGDHAAGSGVGVAPPSSWRLEYWDGAQWKPVGATTPYTTVLDAFNRVEFVPVTTRCLRAVFDASTDGATYAAVAAQEWQALSTRATVPRRRSAPGAASATCG is encoded by the coding sequence ATGGAAAGGTACGCAGTCCGAATGCGTGCCTCACTGATCGTGCTGCTCGCACTGGTCGCGTGCAGGGGTTCTTCGTCGGCCGCCAGGCCTCCCGCCCGCGCCAGCACCAACGCGGGAAATCCGACATTGGAATCGCGCGCGGTACACGCGGTCGCGAACCCCATTCTGTCCGACGGCGTTGACTACACCAGTGATCCGGCGCCGCTGGTAGTTGACGGGAAGCTGTACATCCTGACCGGACGCGACATGGCGAAGCCCGGCGTCAACGACTTCGTCATGCCCGAGTGGCAGATGCTGGAAGCCAACGGCAATCCGATGTCCGGATCGTGGACGCACTATCCGCATTTTCTGAAGCCCGATGATGTGTTCACATGGGCGAGTCCGGGTCGAGCGTATGCGGCGCAAATTGTGCGGGGGCCGAACGGCAAGTTCTATCTGTATGCGCCGGTGGTGCAGGCCGTTTCGAACAGCAAGGACCACTTTGCCATTGGCGTAGCGGTGGCTGATACGCCGCTGGGTCCGTGGGTGGATGCGCATCCGCAGGGGCCGGTGGTGTCGCAGTCGTATCCCGTGGCCAATGATATCCAGAACATCGACCCCACCGTGCTGGTTGATGATGACGGGCGCGTCTATCTGTACTGGGGCACGTTCGGCCGCCTGAAGGGCGTGGAGCTGGCGCCTGATATGGTGAGCATGAAGGGTGCGCCGGTGGATGTGAGTACGCTCACCGGATTCTTTGAAGCGCCGTGGCTGTTCAAGCGCAACGGCACGTACTATCTGGCTTATGCCGGCAACAAGGCGGGGCCGGAATCGGAGTGTACCGAGGCGGTGTACTACGCCTGCATTGCGTATGGCACTTCAACGTCACCGCTGGGGCCGTGGACGTATCGCGGCGTGATAGTGGAGCCGGTGTCGTCCACTACATCGCATCCGGGCATCGTGGCGTACAAGGGCGCGTGGTACATCGCCTACCACACGGCCGACGCCACGAACGGCGGACACTTTCGCCGTTCGGTGGCCATCGACCGACTGGAATGGGACGATGGTGTGTCGCCGGCGCGGCCGAGGACGGTGGTGCCAACCGGCGGCGCACCGTTCAACGCGACACCCATTGCCAATATCGCGTCGCACGCGCGCGTCACCGCATCCAACACGCCGATACCGGTGCAGTATTGGTTGCGCGCGCTGAACGACGGGAAGGTGCGCGAAAATCCGTTGCCGCCGGACATGTGGGCCACCTGGTCGCGCAATAATCCGGCGCAGCAGTGGAGCGTGTATCAGTGGGATCGGCCCGTCACGCTCAACGCGTCGAGTGTGTACTTCTGGGGCGATCATGCGGCGGGTTCGGGGGTTGGTGTGGCACCGCCCAGCAGCTGGCGACTGGAGTATTGGGATGGCGCGCAGTGGAAACCCGTTGGCGCAACAACACCATATACAACCGTACTTGATGCGTTCAATCGTGTAGAGTTTGTGCCAGTAACCACGCGGTGCCTCCGGGCGGTGTTTGACGCGTCTACCGATGGCGCGACGTATGCAGCGGTGGCGGCGCAGGAGTGGCAGGCGTTATCGACACGCGCTACGGTGCCGCGGCGACGGTCGGCTCCAGGCGCGGCGTCGGCGACCTGCGGGTAG
- a CDS encoding S9 family peptidase, with translation MRIALVRPGFLMLVPFALSAQERLTIEHTRRVVGVGSPALSNGGRTAAFVVSRPNYVANRTESQLWAVDLPAGTPRLLTPQRTSVSSPKWAPVGRGLAFLSPDSEGRNQLWLLAGEGGEARQVTAHPTAVEHFSWRPDGAAFAFAATDEEPRKEGEARFITTFEVGAQDLFLRRTLRPQHIWTVATAGGGAKRITAGSWTLQFSLPPGGGPSPLSWSPDGAHIAFTRTVAPQTGKSDSTHIAVVDVATGAVKSLTGMQTFERFALWSPDGRTIAFLQPRERNREGGFVTEVHVIPAGGGAARSITRALDRHILRADWLADGSGMLVAAADQTTMAAWIQPLTGAAQRLPLGDLVLTGGFGADIERSKDGMFVFTATSPRTPAELYVMTSATATPKALTSFNAWANTVALGRSERVTWRSDKFEADGVVTYPPDFDASRKYPLVLYIHGGPTASSKLGFSSTPQLIAADGAIVFEPNYRGSDNLGNAFQSAIAGDAGAGPGRDVMSGVTMLRGNPYVDRTRTVVTGWSYGGFMTSWMIGNYPNEWTAAMAGAPVTDWEDQYNLADGNVNWRYLTGGSPWTEAGRRKLVAQSPITYARNMRTPTLIMSHMEDFRVPPTQALALYRALQDMGVESKFLAFPGRTHNPTDPVMQRERTRLWVEFVKERLQAKVTP, from the coding sequence ATGCGCATCGCTCTCGTTCGGCCGGGGTTTCTGATGTTGGTCCCCTTCGCCCTGTCGGCGCAGGAACGCCTCACCATCGAGCACACCCGCCGCGTGGTTGGCGTGGGCAGTCCGGCGCTGTCCAACGGCGGACGCACCGCCGCCTTCGTGGTGTCGCGGCCGAACTACGTGGCCAACCGCACCGAATCGCAGCTGTGGGCCGTAGACCTGCCGGCCGGAACGCCGCGCCTGCTCACGCCGCAACGCACGAGTGTGTCCTCGCCGAAATGGGCCCCCGTGGGTCGCGGGCTCGCGTTCCTTTCGCCCGACAGCGAGGGACGCAACCAGCTCTGGCTGCTGGCCGGCGAAGGCGGTGAGGCGCGTCAGGTCACCGCACACCCCACGGCGGTCGAACACTTCAGCTGGCGCCCCGACGGCGCGGCGTTTGCCTTTGCGGCCACCGACGAAGAGCCGCGCAAAGAAGGCGAGGCGCGCTTCATCACCACCTTCGAAGTGGGCGCGCAGGATCTCTTCCTGCGGCGCACGCTGCGCCCGCAGCACATCTGGACCGTGGCCACTGCAGGTGGCGGGGCGAAGCGCATCACGGCAGGCAGTTGGACATTGCAGTTCAGTCTGCCCCCGGGCGGCGGTCCGTCGCCGCTCAGTTGGTCACCGGATGGCGCACACATCGCGTTCACCCGCACCGTCGCCCCGCAAACCGGCAAGAGCGACTCGACGCACATCGCGGTGGTGGATGTCGCGACCGGCGCGGTAAAGTCGCTCACTGGCATGCAGACGTTCGAGCGCTTCGCCCTCTGGTCGCCCGATGGCCGCACCATTGCGTTCCTGCAGCCGCGTGAGCGCAACCGCGAAGGCGGCTTCGTCACCGAGGTGCACGTCATACCAGCCGGCGGAGGCGCGGCTCGCAGCATCACGCGCGCACTCGACCGGCATATCCTGCGCGCCGATTGGCTTGCCGACGGATCGGGGATGCTTGTTGCCGCGGCCGACCAGACGACGATGGCCGCCTGGATCCAGCCGCTAACCGGCGCAGCGCAGCGTTTGCCGTTGGGCGATCTGGTACTCACCGGCGGCTTCGGCGCCGACATCGAGCGCAGCAAGGATGGCATGTTCGTGTTCACCGCCACGTCACCGCGCACGCCGGCCGAGTTGTACGTGATGACCTCCGCCACCGCGACGCCAAAGGCGCTGACCTCGTTCAACGCGTGGGCCAACACGGTGGCGCTGGGTCGCAGCGAGCGCGTGACGTGGCGCTCCGACAAGTTCGAAGCCGACGGCGTCGTCACGTATCCACCCGACTTCGACGCCAGTCGGAAGTATCCGCTCGTGCTCTATATCCACGGCGGACCGACGGCGTCTTCCAAGCTGGGCTTCTCGTCAACACCGCAACTCATCGCCGCCGACGGGGCCATCGTCTTCGAGCCCAACTACCGCGGCAGCGACAACCTTGGCAACGCGTTCCAGTCGGCCATCGCCGGCGATGCGGGCGCCGGACCCGGGCGTGATGTCATGAGCGGCGTGACGATGCTGCGTGGCAATCCGTACGTCGATCGCACGCGCACCGTGGTGACCGGCTGGTCGTACGGCGGTTTCATGACGTCGTGGATGATTGGCAACTACCCCAACGAGTGGACGGCGGCCATGGCCGGCGCGCCGGTGACCGACTGGGAGGACCAGTACAACTTGGCCGACGGCAACGTGAACTGGCGCTATCTCACCGGCGGCTCGCCGTGGACCGAGGCCGGGCGCCGCAAGCTCGTTGCCCAGTCTCCCATCACCTACGCGCGCAACATGCGCACGCCCACGCTCATCATGTCGCACATGGAGGACTTCCGTGTGCCGCCCACGCAGGCGCTGGCGCTGTACCGGGCGCTGCAGGACATGGGTGTCGAGTCGAAGTTCCTGGCGTTTCCCGGTCGCACGCACAATCCAACCGATCCCGTCATGCAGCGCGAGCGCACGCGGTTGTGGGTGGAGTTCGTGAAGGAGCGACTGCAGGCGAAGGTGACGCCGTAG